Proteins encoded together in one Bos indicus isolate NIAB-ARS_2022 breed Sahiwal x Tharparkar chromosome 25, NIAB-ARS_B.indTharparkar_mat_pri_1.0, whole genome shotgun sequence window:
- the SLX4 gene encoding structure-specific endonuclease subunit SLX4 isoform X2: MMDESDDDFQELCASFFQRVKKNGPKEVSKEKKTQKASNGTHIRSKPKRTKPTASKSKTPQGAAERKTCPGGPVPRTQKHRAPKRPKTEPAPPENTEGGVHTSAVLQDSAWSTQTGNQSEPLPERTPEVICTILNQGSENFLKAKATVDSLLQPPASCLTATAPSPSKPRAAELVLQRMQQFKRADPERLRHASEGCSLEAAPEENVPKGPQDVMAANGCGPGLPTTESDTAVALALQQELGQEQASTPDDSLEETGLFFCQICQKNLSAMNVTRRQQHVNRCLDEAEKALSFPTPLIPECPICGKPFLTLKSRISHLKQCAVKMEVGPQLLLQAVRLQGAQPAGASGTPAPSLSDGAGCLKRKGATTKKEPRKRRKVTEPEEPSEDLLVATALSRSETEQKAVPAALRLGNTFAERTRLGAEKKTRKKKAPTTPPQLLVQDAETTGRQIEDRVAQLLSEEVEPSSTPPLPTSRILEEELARGSWALRPPGGAQNLLWEASALTGAGALESFYTASLVPPLVPQWPAKGLTQEPTRLPQPLKPPELSVGTPPSAPRTHPVGHSLRSPAPSASQRERQALQDLLELAGEGLPASPCSRDLAGSGGAAGMDLSLGGLPLTGFVLPAKEKYPEEGGQASLALGLLVADFSAMVNNPHLSDIQFQIDSGEVLYAHKFVLYARCPLLMQHINSEAFLAEEDGDLRHQRVLLRDVSAEAAQAFLHYLYAADTVLTPQLAADLRSLAQRFGVSELVDLCEQVPFVMDAEGGQGKEQEDNADGRVETFRELLHFVWLGEGEGAKDLLMPEGHEEDREKVNEEEMEEIYEFAATQRKLLQGEKAPEPEGEADLLGEDGPVLGEILTSEQDKEQPENAEQVESSGQGRDETPAKWGNTRQSTLLPPSNRALNGGEKAEAPEGALARPCSSSPTQGRAERQESAPLCSADDDNIQQPFSSPQAGYPELSRVTSNWEEGNRTIQEREVEGFHPPVYQQAPPSRSRFFPPQPHQGRSPRQTRLHPRCPSDLSPPIPQLQGTASSMASQNSSPKPKRARRLPLSCEDPGQKDKECSSTLERRGKGVLIFSEKSPPMDLTRSGPGRRSSRPETSSCSVNREDEVILLLDSDEELELEQTKAKSFLNSPLEDKKVLEVSAKSSELFSIIDLDAEQEPPQSPPGSRARLPQEVEGRLGASTDDSTTDTSWLVPATPLASRSCDCSSQTQITGLGARPPADPLATPKPRALLENRDEPDATSKFSVIVPQTSSPHLGPATPGGSDGRRQACSSPSSPRRRCRPCASPLAPRPILGGLANLPGQLPRCLPPARSPVAQAPVSEVVEVEDSEDEQEAASQQASSSPLLDGDPPIPAEDWCWHMEPLSPIPIDHLNLERTGPLSTSSPSSRAEGAPDSRDCRSPALLGTTPIRGSYTGRRKSQEKSSGAGSPRSHRQSFLNSALWDDWNEEDQRSSEAPPLPQTPRTDGAQRTHKLQTPRADRKKNLPPKVPITPMPRYSIMETPVLKKELDRFGVRPLPKRQMVLKLKEIFQYTHQTMESDSEDEGQSSQLPLEAPCSQTYTTQTSKASRAAGHTQLEAPPGRVPQRSKGPAKTKGPQHHKQQPGGSISALSMSPAKEEPLDPGGDAQLPASQESTATSVDSGDSCCSSQSSSCEFGAALESVGEEAGEEAISASQAAVRAAATEEAVQRYIRSQPALYRKVLLYQPLELAQLQAELKQQGIHVASGKLLDFLDTQCITFTTAATRKEKLAARGKRRQPAGKKRGRARRPAPPSPAPAISSL; this comes from the exons ATGATGGATGAGTCAGATGATGACTTTCAGGAACTCTGTGCCAGCTTTTTCCAAAGGGTGAAAAAGAATGGTCCCAAGGAAGTGTCAAAGGAAAAGAAGACACAAAAGGCCTCCAATGGCACCCATATAAGAAGCAAACCAAAAAGGACCAAACCAACGGCTTCTAAGAGCAAAACTCCGCAAGGCGCCGCTGAGAGGAAAACTTGCCCTGGCGGCCCGGTCCCGCGGACTCAAAAGCACAGGGCACCCAAGAGGCCAAAGACTGAACCAGCTCCCCCTGAAAACACCGAGGGAGGTGTACACACTTCTGCTGTACTCCAGGATAGCGCATGGAGCACCCAGACAGGTAACCAGTCAGAACCTCTGCCCGAGAGGACACCAGAGGTGATTTGCACCATTTTAAACCAAGGATCAGAAAACTTTCTGAAAGCTA AGGCCACCGTGGACAGCCTCCTGCAGCCACCTGCCTCCTGTCTGACTGCAACGGCGCCAAGTCCCTCCAAACCCAGGGCGGCAGAGCTGGTGCTCCAGCGAATGCAGCAGTTCAAGAGAGCAGACCCCGAGCGCTTAAGACATGCTTCCGAAGGCTGCTCGCTCGAGGCTGCACCTGAAGAAAATGTCCCAAAGGGCCCTCAAGATGTGATGGCGGCGAACG GGTGTGGGCCCGGGCTCCCCACCACAGAAAGCGACACTGCAGTGGCCTTGGCCCTCCAGCAGGAGCTTGGGCAGGAACAGGCATCCACACCCGACGACAGCCTGGAGGAGACGGGGTTGTTCTTTTGCCAGATCTGTCAGAAGAACCTCTCAGCCATGAATGTGACACGGAGGCAGCAGCACGTGAACCG GTGCTTGGATGAGGCTGAAAAGGCGCTGAGTTTCCCCACGCCTCTGATCCCTGAGTGCCCCATCTGCGGCAAGCCATTCCTCACCCTGAAGAGCAGAATCAGTCACCTGAAACAGTGTGCGGTGAAGATGGAGGTCGGCCCGCAGCTCCTGCTCCAGGCTGTGCGCCTGCAGGGGGCTCAGCCCGCGGGCGCCTCGGGCACTCCGGCACCCAG CCTCAGCGATGGAGCTGGCTGTCTGAAGCGGAAGGGAGCCACCACCAAGAAGGAGCCACGGAAGAGGCGGAAGGTCACTGAGCCCGAGGAGCCCTCTGAGGACCTGCTGGTGGCCACAGCTCTGTCCCGCTCGGAGACGGAGCAGAAGGCGGTGCCGGCAGCGCTCAGGCTGGGGAACACTTTTGCAGAGAGGACAAGGCTAGGAGCAG agaagaagacCCGCAAGAAGAAAGCCCCCACGACCCCACCACAGCTGTTAGTCCAGGATGCAGAGACCACGGGCCGGCAAATAGAGGACCGCGTGGCCCAGCTCCTGTCGGAGGAGGTGGAGCCGTCCAGCACGCCGCCGCTCCCCACCAGCAGGATTCTAGAGGAAGAGCTGGCCAGGGGCAGCTGGGCCCTGCGACCGCCCGGGGGGGCGCAGAACCTGCTGTGGGAGGCCAGTGCCCTGACCGGGGCTGGGGCCCTGGAGTCCTTCTACACGGCCAGCCTGGTGCctcccctggtgcctcagtggccCGCCAAG GGTCTCACACAGGAGCCCACGCGGCTGCCACAGCCACTCAAGCCGCCAGAGCTGAGTGTGGGAACACCCCCTTCTGCCCCCCGCACCCACCCCGTGGGCCACAGCCTCCGGAGCCCAGCACCCTCTGCCAGCCAGAGGGAGCGCCAAGCGCTGCAGGATCTGCTGGAGCTGGCGGGAGAGGGGTTGCCCGCCAGCCCGTGCAGCAGGGACCTGGCCGGCTCAGGAGGGGCTGCAG GGATGGACTTGTCACTCGGTGGCCTTCCACTGACTGGGTTTGTCCTGCCAGCCAAGGAGAAGTACCCGGAGGAGGGCGGCCAGGCTTCG CTCGCCCTCGGTTTGCTGGTGGCCGACTTCAGTGCCATGGTCAACAACCCTCACCTGAGCGACATCCAGTTTCAGATAGACAGTGGGGAGGTGCTCTATGCCCACAAGTTTGTGCTCTACGCCCGATGCCCACTTCTCATGCAGCAT ATAAACAGTGAAGCCTTCCTGGCCGAAGAGGATGGTGACCTGAGGCACCAGCGCGTGCTGCTGCGTGACGTCAGCGCCGAGGCCGCCCAGGCGTTCCTGCATTACCTCTATGCTGCCGACACCGTCCTGACTCCCCAGCTGGCCGCTGACCTGCGCTCTCTGGCCCAGAG GTTTGGGGTGAGTGAGCTTGTTGACCTGTGCGAACAAGTGCCCTTTGTGATGGATGCAGAAGGTGGACAGGGAAAGGAGCAGGAAGACAACGCTGACGGCAGAGTGGAGACTTTCCGAGAGCTCCTGCACTTTGTGTGGCTGGGTGAGGGGGAGGGAGCAAAGGACCTGCTGATGCCTGAGGGCCAcgaagaagacagagaaaaggtCAACGAGGAGGAGATGGAAGAAATTTATGAATTCGCGGCTACTCAGCGAAAGCTGCTCCAAGGGGAGAAAGCTCCAGAGCCAGAGGGAGAAGCCGACCTGCTCGGGGAGGACGGTCCAGTTTTGGGGGAAATCCTCACAAGTGAACAGGATAAAGAACAGCCAGAAAATGCAGAGCAGGTGGAATCATCCGGGCAAGGAAGAGATGAGACCCCGGCCAAATGGGGAAACACGAGACAGTCCACACTCCTGCCCCCCAGCAACCGGGCTTTGAACGGGGGAGAGAAAGCAGAGGCCCCAGAGGGAGCACTGGCTCGTCCctgctcctccagccccacccagggCCGGGCAGAGAGGCAGGAAAGCGCCCCTCTGTGCTCAGCTGATGATGATAACATTCAACAGCCTTTTTCGTCACCTCAAGCTGGATACCCTGAACTCTCCCGGGTGACGAGCAATTGGGAAGAAGGAAACAGGACCATCCAAGAAAGGGAGGTAGAGGGCTTCCATCCCCCTGTCTACCAGCAGGCACCCCCCTCACGCTCACGCTTCTTCCCACCGCAGCCCCATCAAGGCCGGAGTCCTCGCCAGACACGTCTCCACCCTCGTTGCCCCAGTGACCTGTCCCCACCGATACCCCAGTTACAGGGCACAGCTTCCAGCATGGCCTCCCAGAACTCATCACCGAAGCCAAAGAGAGCCAGGCGCCTTCCCTTATCGTGTGAGGACCCAGGCCAGAAAGACAAGGAATGTAGTTCCACACTGGAACGCAGAGGTAAAGGGGTCCTGATCTTCTCAGAAAAATCTCCACCCATGGATCTAACCCGGTCAGGACCTGGCCGCCGGAGCTCCAGGCCTGAGACCTCTTCCTGCAGTGTGAACAGAGAAGACGAGGTGATCCTGTTACTGGATTCAGATGAAGAGCTGGAGCTGGAGCAAACCAAAGCAAAGTCATTTCTGAACAGTCCCTTAGAAGACAAGAAAGTTCTGGAAGTCAGTGCCAAGTCCTCTGAACTGTTTTCCATCATCGACCTCGACGCGGAGCAGGAGCCTCCCCAAAGCCCACCAGGAAGCCGGGCCCGGCTGCCGCAGGAAGTGGAGGGGCGGCTGGGGGCCAGCACTGACGACAGCACCACAGACACCTCGTGGCTCGTGCCCGCCACCCCGCTGGCTAGCAGGAGCTGCGACTGCTCCTCACAGACCCAGATCACAGGCCTCGGGGCCAGGCCACCAGCAGACCCGCTGGCCACGCCCAAGCCCAGGGCCCTGTTAGAGAACAGGGACGAACCCGACGCCACGAGTAAGTTTTCCGTCATTGTACCCCAGACGTCGTCCCCACACCTGGGCCCCGCCACTCCTGGAGGCTCTGACGGGAGAAGGCAGGCCTGCAGCAGCCCATCCAGCCCCCGCCGCAGATGCCGCCCATGTGCTTCTCCTCTGGCTCCCCGGCCCATCTTAGGAGGCCTCGCCAACCTCCCTGGGCAGCTCCCGAGGTGCCTGCCTCCTGCCCGGAGCCCGGTGGCTCAGGCTCCCGTGAGTGAAGTGGTGGAGGTGGAGGACAGTGAGGACGAGCAGGAGGCAGCCTCCCAACAGGCGAGTAGCAGCCCCCTGCTGGACGGCGACCCCCCGATTCCAGCCGAGGACTGGTGCTGGCACATGGAGCCCCTCTCACCGATCCCCATTGACCACCTGAACCTCGAGCGGACAGGCCCCTTGAGCaccagcagccccagcagcaggGCAGAGGGCGCCCCAGACAGCAGGGACTGCCGCTCCCCGGCACTGCTGGGCACCACCCCCATCCGAGGGAGCTACACTGGCCGGAGGAAGTCTCAAGAGAAGTCCTCTGGGGCCGGCTCCCCTAGGAGCCACCGGCAGAGCTTTCTGAACTCAGCTCTGTGGGATGACTGGAACGAAGAAGATCAGAGGTCCTCAGAGGCTCCTCCTCTGCCCCAGACGCCGCGCACAGATGGAGCCCAGAGGACACACAAGTTACAGACACCAC GTGCTGATCGGAAGAAGAACTTGCCCCCAAAAGTGCCCATAACCCCAATGCCAAGGTACTCTATCATGGAGACTCCAGTGCTGAAGAAAGAGCTGGACAG GTTTGGGGTCCGCCCTCTGCCCAAACGCCAGATGGTCCTGAAACTGAAGGAGATATTCCAGTACACTCACCAGACTATGGAGTCAGACTCCGAGGACGAGGGCCAGTCCTCACAGCTGCCCTTGGAGGCTCCCTGCAGCCAGACCTACACCACCCAGACCTCTAAGGCTTCAAGGGCAGCTGGCCACACCCAGCTGGAGGCTCCTCCTGGCCGCGTTCCCCAGAGGTCAAAGGGACCTGCCAAGACCAAGGGCCCCCAACATCACAAGCAGCAGCCTGGTGGCAGCATCTCTGCCCTGAGCATGTCACCAGCCAAGGAGGAGCCTTTGGACCCTGGTGGGGACGCCCAGCTCCCGGCCTCGCAGGAGTCCACAGCCACCTCTGTGGACAGCGGGGACAGCTGCTGCAGCTCACAGAG CTCATCCTGTGAGTTTGGAGCAGCCttggagtctgtgggagaagAGGCGGGTGAGGAGGCGATCAGCGCCTCTCAGGCAGCTGTCCGGGCAGCGGCCACAGAGGAGGCTGTGCAGCGTTATATCCGCTCCCAGCCGGCCCTCTACCGCAAGGTCCTGCTATACCAGCCCCTCGAGCTGGCGCAGCTGCAGGCTGAGCTGAAGCAGCAGGGCATCCACGTGGCCTCGGGGAAGCTGCTGGACTTCCTGGACACTCAGTGCATCACCTTCACCACGGCCGCCACCCGCAAGGAGAAGCTTGCAGCCCGCGGCAAGAGACGGCAGCCCGCGGGCAAGAAGAGGGGCAGAGCCCGCAGGcccgcccctccctccccagccccggcCATCAGCAGCCTGTGA